The DNA sequence CATCTCCCATCGTCCGTACTTCAGACCTTAGCGTAAACACTCCTTTTAGCGTTTATCCTACCCTATTCAGTGATCGGCTTACCCTCTTGTTGACGCCAGATCTCAATGTGTTTGATCAGGTTGTCGTATATAATCTGCTAGGTCAGCCATTGCAGCATAAGCCATTACCACCTGGCCAGAGCGAGGTAGTTTTGGAGCTGGAGCAATTACCCGATGGCAGTTATTACCTACGCCTTGAAGGAGAAGGAGTGAGTCAGGTCGTTATGGTGATAAAGCAGTAATTAACTTAATAGACTTGTTCTGATTCAACACTAAGTATTTTGACGAAAATGCCGAGTGCCCCAAAGAGGTCGCTACGTGGCGCCTATGGCATAAATCCAGCAAGCTCCTGTCCAATAAGAGCAATTCTGCTCCCTTCTAAGTCCTGACTTTTACAGAAACGGCGAAAACATCGTCTACCTCATCGTAAAACAAAGGACTCATGTATCTTTTTACAAAAAAAACATCCCCTTCCAGGTAACACCTTCCTGATTGCGTGCATCAATGGCCAAATGCATCCAATTGTAATGACACCTGTTATCCCTTCTCTTCTAATGCTTTGCCTGTCCTTGTCCAGCTTGCTGGCTTATGGACAGAGCTGTGGCGGCACCTTTCCTTATTCACACAAATCCCTATTGATGAAGCACAACACACCCCATTTTGGCCTTAGCGCTTGCCTGGCCATTTTGCTCAGCGCAGGTGCTTTGAGCGCGCAAGACATACCTCGTACCGTTGTCGGTAACGCTGGTGATTATTATGACAACCTGATTTTCGGCAGCCTGCACTTCACGGTGGGCGAAGTGGCCGTTGCTCGTTATCAAAACGGGCTGGAACTCGGCGAAGGGTTTCACCGTGCTTACTACGACCTTTTGGTAAAAAACGAGGAACTACTCCCCCTTGATTGGGCAGTCAACATTTATCCCAATCCTACGACTGAAAGTATCCGGATTGCACTCCCCGATTTAGCTCCTACCCAGGCAGCACTTTACAATACGAATGGTCAGCTGCTTTGGCAGGAAACCATTGTGACGCCTTTGCAGGTGGTCGATCTTGCTGCTTATCCTGCGGGAACCTACCTGCTCCGTCTAGCTGACGAGGAGGGTCGAACTGGCACCTTCCAAGTACTAAAAATCAAACACTAATCCCTAAAACGCTAAAAAAATGCGTCATTT is a window from the Lewinella sp. LCG006 genome containing:
- a CDS encoding T9SS type A sorting domain-containing protein, producing the protein MKHNTPHFGLSACLAILLSAGALSAQDIPRTVVGNAGDYYDNLIFGSLHFTVGEVAVARYQNGLELGEGFHRAYYDLLVKNEELLPLDWAVNIYPNPTTESIRIALPDLAPTQAALYNTNGQLLWQETIVTPLQVVDLAAYPAGTYLLRLADEEGRTGTFQVLKIKH